The Dendropsophus ebraccatus isolate aDenEbr1 chromosome 10, aDenEbr1.pat, whole genome shotgun sequence genome has a segment encoding these proteins:
- the VAMP7 gene encoding vesicle-associated membrane protein 7 yields MAILFAVVARGTTILAKHAWCGGNFLEVTEQILAKIPSENNKLTYSHGSYLFHYICQDRIIYLCITDDDFERSRAFNFLNEVKKRFQTTYGSRAQTALPYAMNSEFSSVLAAQLKHHSENKSVDRVVETQAQVDELKGIMVRNIDLVAQRGERLELLIDKTENLVDSSVTFKTTSRNLARAMCMKNLKLTIIIVIVTIVIIYIIVSAACGGLSWPSCVNK; encoded by the exons ATGGCCATCCTGTTCGCTGTTGTTGCGAGGGGAACCACCATATTGGCAAAACATGCCTGGTGCGGAGGAAACTTCCTGGAGGTGACGGAGCAGATCCTGGCCAAGATCCCGTCGGAGAACAACAAGCTGACCTATTCCCATGGCAG TTACCTATTCCACTACATCTGCCAGGATAGAATTATATACCTTTGCATCACAGATGAC gATTTTGAGCGCTCCCGGGCCTTTAATTTCTTGAATGAAGTGAAGAAGAGGTTTCAGACCACTTATGGGTCCAGGGCACAGACTGCGCTCCCCTACGCCATGAACAGCGAATTCTCCAGCGTCCTGGCAGCGCAGCTG AAACATCATTCAGAAAACAAGAGTGTAGACCGTGTAGTGGAGACGCAAGCCCAGGTGGATGAGCTGAAAGGAATTATGGTCCGGAATATAG ACCTTGTAGCCCAAAGAGGCGAGAGATTAGAATTGTTAATAGACAAGACCGAGAACCTGGTGGACTCG TCTGTCACCTTTAAGACCACAAGCAGAAACCTGGCCAGAGCTATGTGCATGAAGAACCTGAAGCTGACCATCATTATTGTCATTGTAACAATA GTCATCATCTATATCATTGTGTCGGCAGCATGTGGAGGGCTGTCATGGCCCAGCTGTGTGAACAAGTAA